Genomic window (Acidobacteriota bacterium):
AACGGGCACATCATCGGCGGCACTTTCGACCGGCCGCGAGCCGGTTCACGTCGTCTACGGAGGCGCGAACCTATTCACGTCCGAAACGCCTTCAAAATTTGGAGTTGTGGCCCTCCGTTCGCTTGAGAATTACGCGCCGAACTTCGTCGAATTGGCCAACGCCGTCTGGCTGAAAGGCGCCGACACGCTCCCCCGCTTCGAAAGCGTTATCAGAGATCTCGAATTCGAACTCGCCGACGATCCCGAAAAAGCAAAGTCCAAGAATCCTGACGCGTGGTTTGCGTGGACCGTCTACAACCGCGTCATCGAAAAACTTCAAACCGAACCGGTCGAGGATTTTCGGATCGACTTCGAGGACGGTTACGGAATCCGCTCGAACGAGGAAGAGGACTCGCACGCGACTTCAGCTGCGACCGAACTGGCAGCGGTTTTCAACAAGGACGCCCCTGATCTCGCATTCTGCGGATTTCGCATAAAATCCTTTCAGCGAGAGACTTATCCCCGCGCGACGCGGACGCTCGAGTTGTTCCTGAATGTTTTCCTCAAGGAATCGAGCGGCCGTTTGCCGGCAAACTTCGTTGTCACTCTTCCCAAAATAGTCTCTCCAGACGAGGTGTCCGTGCTTTCGGAATTGCTCGCGGGGTTCGAGTCGGCGCACGAACTCGAAACGAATTCGATCGGCGTCGAGATAATGATCGAAACGCCCGAAGCGGTGATGAACTGTGCGGACATCGCGCGCGCCGGCGACGGACGGGTCGCGTCGGCCCATTTCGGCGCATTCGACTACACGGCCGCGTTCGGAGTGACTGCCGATCACCAGCATTTGCAGCACGACGCCTGCCGGTTTGCGAGGCAAATGATGCAGGCGTCGCTTGCGCCGCTCGGGCTTCGGCTTTCGGATTCGGTGACGACCGATATGCCGGTTCCGATCTTTCGCGGCCGCGATCTCACGACGCGGCAACAGTCTGA
Coding sequences:
- a CDS encoding phosphoenolpyruvate kinase gives rise to the protein MSERFEELARRLFRERLETGTSSAALSTGREPVHVVYGGANLFTSETPSKFGVVALRSLENYAPNFVELANAVWLKGADTLPRFESVIRDLEFELADDPEKAKSKNPDAWFAWTVYNRVIEKLQTEPVEDFRIDFEDGYGIRSNEEEDSHATSAATELAAVFNKDAPDLAFCGFRIKSFQRETYPRATRTLELFLNVFLKESSGRLPANFVVTLPKIVSPDEVSVLSELLAGFESAHELETNSIGVEIMIETPEAVMNCADIARAGDGRVASAHFGAFDYTAAFGVTADHQHLQHDACRFARQMMQASLAPLGLRLSDSVTTDMPVPIFRGRDLTTRQQSENRRVVHSAWRKHFNNVTHSLINGFYQSWDLHPAQLVARYAAIYAFFLESADAQGARLKNFVGKATQAMMTGNLFDDAASAQGLLNFFLRAVRCGAMTIDEIKEKTDLSEEELRSASFNKIMEFRAR